CGGAGCCGTCCATGGCCTCGTAACGGAACGTGGCCACCTCAGCCATCCGCCACCGCCCCACCGGTCACGCGGATGACCTCATCGACGGTCGTCAGCCCGGCGCGGGCCTTCAACAAGCCGTCTTCGCGCAAGGTCCGGCCACCTTGACGCGTTGCCACCTGGCGCATGACTTCGGCGGTCGCTCCGGAAATGATCAGTTCCTGCAACTCGGGGCTCACGTCGACCAGTTCATAGATGCCCAGGCGTCCGCGATAACCGGTGCCCTGGCAATGGGTGCAACCGACCGGCCGGCGCCATGCCGGATCACCATCGGACTCATCCAGCGATCCGACCAGATCTGCGACCGCCGCCAGGACCTCGGCCGGCTCGCTGCAACGGGTGCACAGGCGCCTCACCAGACGTTGCGCCTGCACGGCACGCACGCTGGTGGCGACGAGGAACGGTTCCACGCCCATGTCGACCAGGCGGGTAAACGCACTGACCGCGTCATTGGTATGCAGCGTGGAAAGCACCAGGTGGCCGGTAAGGGCCGATTGCACCGCGATTTCCGCGGTTTCCAGATCGCGGATTTCGCCAATCATGATCACGTCCGGATCCTGTCGCAGGATGGCGCGCAGGGCACGCGAGAACGTGTAGCCGATCTCGGCATTGGCCTGGATCTGGGTGACCCCGGTGACCTCGTATTCGACCGGATCCTCGACGGTGATCATCTTGCGATCGCGCTGGTTCATTTCTTCCAGCGTGGCGTAAAGGGTCGTCGACTTGCCCGAACCGGTCGGTCCGGTGACCAGCACGATGCCATGCGGCTCGCGCGCCCAGAGCCGGAACGACGCCAGATCCCGCTGCGAAAATCCCAGCCGCTCCAGGCTCAGGTCCTGCCGCTCTTTTGGCAGGAGCCGAAGCACGATGGACTCGCCGTGCAGGGCAGGCACCGCAGAGGCGCGCACATCAACCTCCTGACCGCTGACCCGGGTCGTCAACCGCCCGTCCTGGGGCAACCGCCGCTCGGCGATATCCATCCCGGAGATGAGCTTTACGCGGGACGCCACCGCCGGGTAACGGCTGGCCGGCAGCGTCATGCGCGTATGCAGGATTCCATCGGTCCGCATGCGGATGTGGAATACCATTTCTTCGGGCTCGATATGGATATCCGAAGCCCGTTGATCCATCGCCTGGGCGAGGATGTTGTTCACCAGCTCGATGACGGGAGCTTCTTCCGCCAACTCGCGCAGGTGGCCTACGTCGTCATCCAAGGCGGAGTCATCTCCGGCACCACCTCGCCCGGCCATTTCCAGCAGGCGGTCCAAGTCCTGGGTTCGCGTCAGGCGCCAGTCCCACGCGTTGGTTCCAAAGTGCTTCCCGAGCGCCTCGTTGATCAGCGGATCCAGCGGATCACGCGCGACAGCGATGATCGGACCGGATGCCCGGCTCCAGGCCACCACGCCGTTGTCGACCCACCAGTCCACTGAATACCCTTCGGTACCCAGCAGTGCGCGGATCGCATCGGGACTCTCGGGCCACTCGTCTCCCGACAGCAGCGGCATCGCGAGCTGGTTCGCCAGGA
The genomic region above belongs to Lysobacter avium and contains:
- a CDS encoding GspE/PulE family protein, translating into MQTSLLSASNQPEGSPRTQLLGDLLVAQSAVSASDVQKALAFQKQFGGRIGSILVRLGALSEETLLPVLANQLAMPLLSGDEWPESPDAIRALLGTEGYSVDWWVDNGVVAWSRASGPIIAVARDPLDPLINEALGKHFGTNAWDWRLTRTQDLDRLLEMAGRGGAGDDSALDDDVGHLRELAEEAPVIELVNNILAQAMDQRASDIHIEPEEMVFHIRMRTDGILHTRMTLPASRYPAVASRVKLISGMDIAERRLPQDGRLTTRVSGQEVDVRASAVPALHGESIVLRLLPKERQDLSLERLGFSQRDLASFRLWAREPHGIVLVTGPTGSGKSTTLYATLEEMNQRDRKMITVEDPVEYEVTGVTQIQANAEIGYTFSRALRAILRQDPDVIMIGEIRDLETAEIAVQSALTGHLVLSTLHTNDAVSAFTRLVDMGVEPFLVATSVRAVQAQRLVRRLCTRCSEPAEVLAAVADLVGSLDESDGDPAWRRPVGCTHCQGTGYRGRLGIYELVDVSPELQELIISGATAEVMRQVATRQGGRTLREDGLLKARAGLTTVDEVIRVTGGAVADG